A stretch of the Equus caballus isolate H_3958 breed thoroughbred chromosome X, TB-T2T, whole genome shotgun sequence genome encodes the following:
- the P2RY4 gene encoding P2Y purinoceptor 4 codes for MANAESSLPTALGLTTDPGTSEVELDCQFDEEFKFILLPVSYAVVFVLGLGLNAPTLWLFLFRLRPWDATATYMFHLALSDTFYVLSLPTLIYYYAARNHWPFGPGLCKFIRFLFYWNLYCSVLFLTCISVHRYLGICHPLQALRWGCSHFASLLCLAVWLVVASCLVPNLFFVTTSTKGDTILCHDTTRPEEFDHYVYFSSAIMGLLFGVPCLVTLVCYGLMARRLYRPLPGAAQSSSRLRSLRTIAVVLTVFAVCFVPFHITRTIYYMARLLEADCQVLNIVNVVYKVTRPLASANSCLDPVLYLLTGNKYRRQLWQLCSRGGPRPPMAASSLALVSLPEDSSCRWTATP; via the coding sequence ATGGCCAATGCAGAGTCCTCGTTGCCCACAGCCCTAGGCCTGACCACAGATCCTGGCACAAGTGAGGTGGAGCTGGACTGCCAGTTTGATGAGGAGTTCAAGTTCATCCTGCTGCCTGTAAGCTACGCAGTTGTCTTTGTGCTGGGCCTAGGCCTCAATGCCCCTACCCTCTGGCTCTTCCTCTTTCGCCTCCGACCCTGGGATGCAACGGCCACCTACATGTTCCACCTGGCCTTGTCAGACACTTTCTATGTGCTGTCGCTGCCCACCCTCATCTACTATTATGCAGCCCGCAACCACTGGCCCTTTGGCCCTGGGCTCTGCAAGTTCATCCGCTTTCTCTTCTATTGGAACCTCTACTGCAGCGTCCTGTTCCTCACCTGCATCAGTGTACACCGCTACCTGGGCATCTGCCACCCGCTGCAGGCACTACGCTGGGGCTGTTCACACTTTGCAAGCCTTCTTTGCCTGGCAGTTTGGTTGGTCGTAGCCAGCTGCCTTGTACCCAACCTGTTCTTTGTCACAACCAGCACCAAGGGGGACACCATCCTGTGCCATGACACCACTCGGCCTGAGGAATTTGACCACTATGTGTACTTCAGCTCAGCAATCATGGGGCTGCTCTTTGGCGTGCCCTGCCTGGTCACTCTTGTCTGCTATGGGCTCATGGCCCGGCGCCTGTATCGGCCCTTGCCAGGGGCTGCCCAGTCATCTTCTCGTCTGCGTTCTCTCCGCACCATTGCTGTGGTGCTGACTGTCTTTGCTGTCTGCTTTGTGCCTTTCCACATCACCCGCACCATTTATTACATGGCAAGGCTGTTGGAAGCTGACTGCCAGGTGCTGAACATTGTCAACGTGGTCTACAAAGTGACTCGGCCCCTGGCCAGTGCCAACAGCTGCCTGGATCCTGTGCTCTACCTGCTCACTGGGAACAAGTATCGACGTCAGCTCTGGCAGCTCTGCAGTCGTGGCGGCCCCCGGCCCCCCAtggctgcctcctccctggcACTGGTGTCCCTGCCTGAGGATAGCAGCTGCAGGTGGACAGCCACCCCCTAG